The following coding sequences lie in one Musa acuminata AAA Group cultivar baxijiao chromosome BXJ1-8, Cavendish_Baxijiao_AAA, whole genome shotgun sequence genomic window:
- the LOC135588045 gene encoding uncharacterized protein LOC135588045 codes for MGGERGGSKTGGFFHLFDWNRKSRKKLFSNSPEATKQGKRSNDTLPATQLHLLDEDEILGIASVKGSSDYSCASSVTDEEGNGTRAPGVVARLMGLDSMPTVGVSEPYSTPFFDTRSLRDSHGQRSPDFYTNERCHHVPHRAEGCFRKTMETRSQKMPSSPIERFQREIIPPRSAKPLPLSHHKLLSPIKNPGFSSAKSATQIMEAAAKIIQPGLQVHPNTKGKIGSPSVPIRVRDPKESMAAPERTSRLLQLSRTPIDLTNVEFSREQPLNRNWNRTEEIVVVRSSPDPYEINAAGARAKGKSISLAIQAKVNVQRREGLGPSTRSTAVQKEQEEYKANQPFRSQANNQKNRPLKKSSPASVSGVLRQNNQKQNCLSSKGKLGSKQSISHQQGRKVLSGDASSGKNRNVNKISGNSRVGSRKQVLEITGLDTEGSSSSNKDFPQKKRLIEGSFNLEKSSQIDNGLMNRHETHVKPDIVVDEHTRRSEDNRNATDIISFTFTSPLVKTFGGSQSSNLMVDKWDKKNGGCFEKNFSDVNRKSLPSPGLNVLSGDALSHLLEQKLRELTSGIEPSHNFIKAAKFAAPVPIPQDSKSGSDCLSSVTADHEEFPVRPPKDGLGNLYDTSILSTNDQVTGIKNKLQVAERIEHSSSSSSRSSDARKEVTNYHHHSPLSIFEASFSSESWQLSESSGSTDGSNLCPSSVNAQNIVDFNSSRKLAETEPELSDSASSLSKDLVERSQFSGADNKKADEQELTYVKEILCNNGLTYKNLGSYYLTRVGETFDPILLNDLEDSRSKNGQGEVINDKARSKLLYDCVQECMDLKHNQYFKSGYQAWVKGTTITRKDLAEDIYDEILRWKNMGNCMVDELVFNDMGTHLGRWVDFELEAFETGKQIQGQILSSLIDEVLADFRIK; via the exons ATGGGAGGAGAAAGGGGTGGTTCGAAGACTGGTGGATTCTTTCACCTCTTCGATTGGAACCGGAAGTCAAGGAAGAAATTGTTCTCCAATTCACCTG AGGCCACGAAGCAAGGAAAGAGAAGCAACGATACTTTGCCGGCAACGCAGCTCCATTTG CTTGATGAGGATGAGATACTTGGAATAGCGAGTGTCAAAGGAAGTAGTGACTACAGTTGCGCTTCATCAGTGACTGATGAAGAGGGCAATGGGACAAGAGCCCCAGGAGTCGTAGCCAGGCTTATGGGTCTCGATTCGATGCCAACAGTGGGTGTCTCAGAGCCTTACTCCACTCCTTTCTTCGACACACGATCTCTTCGTGACAGCCATGGCCAAAGAAGTCCTGATTTCTACACAAATGAAAGATGCCACCATGTTCCTCATAGAGCTGAGGGATGTTTCAGGAAGACTATGGAAACAAGGTCTCAGAAGATGCCAAGCAGCCCAATAGAAAGGTTCCAAAGGGAGATAATACCTCCAAGGTCAGCAAAGCCTCTACCACTAAGCCACCACAAGTTGTTGTCACCAATCAAAAACCCAGGTTTCAGCTCAGCTAAAAGTGCAACACAAATTATGGAAGCAGCTGCAAAGATTATTCAGCCAGGGCTTCAAGTTCATCCCAATACAAAGGGAAAAATAGGGTCACCTTCAGTACCTATAAGAGTTCGTGATCCAAAGGAAAGCATGGCAGCTCCAGAGAGGACATCGCGGTTGTTACAATTATCCAGAACACCCATTGACTTGACTAATGTAGAGTTCTCTAGGGAACAGCCCTTGAACAGGAACTGGAATAGGACAGAAGAGATTGTGGTAGTCAGGTCCTCTCCAGATCCTTATGAAATCAATGCAGCTGGAGCAAGAGCTAAGGGTAAATCCATTTCTTTAGCGATCCAAGCTAAAGTTAATGTTCAGAGAAGGGAAGGCTTAGGTCCATCAACTAGGAGTACAGCAGTTCAGAAAGAGCAAGAAGAATATAAAGCAAACCAACCATTCAGGAGCCAAGCAAACAATCAAAAGAATAGGCCATTGAAGAAGTCCTCCCCGGCCAGTGTTTCTGGTGTCCTCAGACAAAACAATCAGAAACAGAATTGCCTATCAAGTAAAGGCAAATTGGGTTCAAAGCAGTCGATTTCTCATCAGCAAGGAAGGAAAGTTCTATCTGGGGATGCCTCCTCTGGAAAGAATAGGAATGTAAACAAGATTTCAGGAAACTCCAGAGTTGGATCCAGGAAACAAGTTCTAGAAATCACAGGCCTTGATACGGAAGGGTCATCATCCAGTAACAAGGACTTCCCGCAAAAGAAAAGGTTAATAGAAGGGAGCTTCAACCTTGAGAAGAGTTCACAAATAGATAACGGGCTTATGAACAGACATGAAACACATGTTAAACCTGATATTGTAGTAGATGAGCATACGAGGCGTTCTGAGGATAACAGAAATGCAACAGATATCATATCCTTTACATTCACATCCCCGTTGGTAAAAACATTTGGTGGATCTCAATCTAGCAATTTGATGGTGGATAAATGGGATAAAAAGAATGGAGGCTGCTTTGAAAAGAATTTTTCGGATGTAAACAGAAAAAGTCTGCCATCTCCAGGGTTGAATGTTTTAAGTGGTGATGCGTTGAGCCATCTTTTAGAACAGAAACTACGGGAACTGACATCTGGGATTGAACCATCCCATAACTTCATAAAAGCAGCAAAGTTTGCAGCTCCTGTTCCTATTCCACAGGATTCAAAATCTGGTTCCGATTGCTTGAGCTCTGTGACAGCAGACCATGAGGAGTTCCCAGTAAGGCCACCCAAAGATGGTCTTGGCAATTTATATGACACTAGCATTTTGTCGACAAATGATCAGGTGACTGGAATCAAGAATAAGCTGCAG GTAGCAGAAAGGATTGAacacagcagcagcagtagcagcaggaGCAGTGATGCCCGCAAGGAGGTGACCAACTACCATCATCACAGTCCACTTTCCATATTTGAAGCATCCTTCTCAAGTGAAAGTTGGCAGTTATCTGAGAGCTCAGGAAGTACAGATG GAAGCAATCTGTGTCCATCTTCTGTCAATGCTCAGAATATTGTTGACTTCAATTCTTCAAGGAAATTAGCTGAAACAGAGCCCGAATTATCTGATTCCGCTTCTTCCTTATCTAAGGATCTAGTGGAGCGGTCACAATTCAGTGGTGCAGACAATAAGAAAGCAGACGAACAGGAATTAACATATGTGAAGGAGATATTGTGCAACAACGGATTGACATACAAAAATTTGGGCTCATATTATTTAACTCGTGTTGGTGAGACATTTGATCCTATTCTTCTGAATGACCTTGAAGACAGCAGAAGTAAGAATGGGCAAGGAGAGGTGATAAATGATAAGGCAAGGAGCAAGTTATTGTATGACTGTGTGCAAGAATGTATGGACTTGAAACATAACCAGTACTTCAAATCAGGATATCAAGCATGGGTCAAAGGAACAACGATCACTAGAAAGGATTTGGCCGAAGACATTTACGATGAGATTTTAAGATGGAAGAACATGGGAAACTGCATGGTAGATGAGCTTGTGTTCAATGACATGGGCACTCACTTGGGAAGGTGGGTAGATTTTGAGCTTGAGGCATTTGAAACTGGCAAACAGATTCAAGGACAGATACTGAGCTCCTTGATTGATGAAGTTCTAGCTGATTTCCGCATAAAGTAG
- the LOC135588046 gene encoding uncharacterized protein LOC135588046 isoform X1, with amino-acid sequence MERKLSKASRSLTSSAIQELSHLAQRCGAINLAEGFPDFPAPPHIKRAAVAAINADLNQYRHVQGICDQLAVMMKQNHGLDVNALTDFVICCGQSEAFAATILATIDQGDEVLLFDPAYETYESCIILAGGIPVNVPLEPPHWTLNVDKFMKSFTSRTKAVVLNSPHNPTGKVFSKEELEAIAAACCQMDCLAITDEVYEYITFDLQKHISLASLPKMQERTIITSSLSKTFSVTGWRIGWACAPTTVASAIKNIHVRITDSAPSPFQEAALAALQSPPGYFKSLKAEYEARRDFIIQMLSDVGFQISFKPQGSVFVFAELPKNWLVSDIEFVKVLIEKAGVAAVPGCGFFHGDIDDQNLRTRYVRFAFCKGSDTLNAAARKLQDIVGSTGHLQL; translated from the exons ATGGAACGGAAGCTTTCGAAAGCGTCGCGATCGCTGACCTCGTCGGCCATCCAAGAGCTCTCCCACCTCGCCCAGCGGTGCGGGGCCATCAACCTCGCCGAGGGTTTTCCCGATTTTCCCGCTCCTCCCCACATCAAGCGCGCCGCCGTCGCGGCCATCAACGCCGATCTCAATCAGTACAG gcATGTTCAAGGCATTTGCGACCAGTTGgcagtaatgatgaaacaaaatcATGGTCTTGATGTAAATGCTCTTACAGATTTTGTGATATGTTGTGGTCAGTCAGAGGCCTTTGCTGCAACCATATTGGCAA CAATTGATCAGGGTGATGAGGTTCTGCTCTTTGATCCTGCTTACGAGACATATGAGTCATGCATAATTTTAGCTGGAGGTATCCCT GTCAATGTACCACTGGAGCCACCTCACTGGACACTAAATGTAGATAAATTTATGAAATCCTTTACCAGTCGAACAAAAGCTGTGGTTTTGAACAG TCCACACAATCCAACTGGAAAGGTCTTCAGTAAGGAAGAGCTTGAAGCAATTGCTGCAGCTTGCTGCCAGATGGACTGTTTGGCTATTACAGATGAA GTGTACGAATATATAACTTTTGATTTGCAAAAGCACATATCCCTTGCTTCCCTTCCCAAAATGCAAGAAAGGACAATCATCACATCATCCTTGTCCAAAACTTTTAGCGTAACAG GTTGGAGGATTGGCTGGGCTTGTGCACCGACCACCGTTGCATCAGCGATAAAAAATATCCATGTCCGCATCACAGATTCAGCTCCTTCACCTTTCCAGGAAGCAGCCTTGGCAGCCCTGCAGAGTCCACCAGGATATTTTAAGTCTCTGAAAGCA GAATATGAGGCGAGAAGAGATTTTATAATCCAGATGTTATCTGATGTTGGCTTTCAAATAAGCTTCAAACCTCAAGGATCAGTTTTCGTGTTTGCAGAGCTACCAAAGAATTGGCTAGTTTCCGAT ATCGAATTTGTCAAGGTACTAATTGAGAAAGCGGGAGTGGCAGCTGTTCCTGGATGTGGATTCTTTCATGGAGACATTGATGATCAGAACCTGCGAACAAGATATGTTAGGTTCGCTTTCTGTAAGGGCAGTGATACTCTGAATGCTGCTGCTCGGAAGCTGCAAGATATTGTAGGGAGCACTGGACACTTGCAGCTATGA
- the LOC135588046 gene encoding uncharacterized protein LOC135588046 isoform X2: MERKLSKASRSLTSSAIQELSHLAQRCGAINLAEGFPDFPAPPHIKRAAVAAINADLNQYRHVQGICDQLAVMMKQNHGLDVNALTDFVICCGQSEAFAATILATIDQGDEVLLFDPAYETYESCIILAGGIPVYEYITFDLQKHISLASLPKMQERTIITSSLSKTFSVTGWRIGWACAPTTVASAIKNIHVRITDSAPSPFQEAALAALQSPPGYFKSLKAEYEARRDFIIQMLSDVGFQISFKPQGSVFVFAELPKNWLVSDIEFVKVLIEKAGVAAVPGCGFFHGDIDDQNLRTRYVRFAFCKGSDTLNAAARKLQDIVGSTGHLQL, translated from the exons ATGGAACGGAAGCTTTCGAAAGCGTCGCGATCGCTGACCTCGTCGGCCATCCAAGAGCTCTCCCACCTCGCCCAGCGGTGCGGGGCCATCAACCTCGCCGAGGGTTTTCCCGATTTTCCCGCTCCTCCCCACATCAAGCGCGCCGCCGTCGCGGCCATCAACGCCGATCTCAATCAGTACAG gcATGTTCAAGGCATTTGCGACCAGTTGgcagtaatgatgaaacaaaatcATGGTCTTGATGTAAATGCTCTTACAGATTTTGTGATATGTTGTGGTCAGTCAGAGGCCTTTGCTGCAACCATATTGGCAA CAATTGATCAGGGTGATGAGGTTCTGCTCTTTGATCCTGCTTACGAGACATATGAGTCATGCATAATTTTAGCTGGAGGTATCCCT GTGTACGAATATATAACTTTTGATTTGCAAAAGCACATATCCCTTGCTTCCCTTCCCAAAATGCAAGAAAGGACAATCATCACATCATCCTTGTCCAAAACTTTTAGCGTAACAG GTTGGAGGATTGGCTGGGCTTGTGCACCGACCACCGTTGCATCAGCGATAAAAAATATCCATGTCCGCATCACAGATTCAGCTCCTTCACCTTTCCAGGAAGCAGCCTTGGCAGCCCTGCAGAGTCCACCAGGATATTTTAAGTCTCTGAAAGCA GAATATGAGGCGAGAAGAGATTTTATAATCCAGATGTTATCTGATGTTGGCTTTCAAATAAGCTTCAAACCTCAAGGATCAGTTTTCGTGTTTGCAGAGCTACCAAAGAATTGGCTAGTTTCCGAT ATCGAATTTGTCAAGGTACTAATTGAGAAAGCGGGAGTGGCAGCTGTTCCTGGATGTGGATTCTTTCATGGAGACATTGATGATCAGAACCTGCGAACAAGATATGTTAGGTTCGCTTTCTGTAAGGGCAGTGATACTCTGAATGCTGCTGCTCGGAAGCTGCAAGATATTGTAGGGAGCACTGGACACTTGCAGCTATGA
- the LOC135588047 gene encoding calmodulin-binding protein 60 B-like, whose translation MMGLKRGVGGEGVDDGVPLVPETKRQRTSLDSMRVVMATQYILQHLPKIEPFLRSVVQEEVQNAIWRNMHLPPRVPLNKIQTAVSNRYRLQFRNSLPRTLFTSSKIEAEGQKPVEIVVVDSDSREIITCGPLSSIKVEILVLDGDFGIDGQEEWTEKEFGDSIVREREGKRPLLSGELMITLIKGVGCLGDANFTDNSSWTRSRRFRLGARVSQSRCIDRVQEAVSGAFLVKDHRGELYKKHHPPSLNDDVWRLEKIGKDGVFHKRLADSGIMTVQDFLRNFIMDQNTLRHILGSGMSNKMWEATVEHAKKCIVPAEKLYSYNFSQGVVLLFNSIYELLGTIIQEKFYYLDELPATQKVLIDKLKENAYRTPGLIMEFIQPMVDNRQRLLSPATNTFTIPDIGCLDEHIPYIPLTNQGDPVLDMGLLHQPIQAGIGIIDDLPEMKDMLPEMGFRLAQRSDSFQLNTNTGFDMPSSNPATLVDDHQLMSFNAQADMCSGQFPMLWDQHNGLVHVSDSSTNRSCTPNVPDAGATTSSSKWVKLKAVSKWMAIARRSARRVAYMNSAYPTVSSSMCADTYEGCW comes from the exons ATGATGGGTCTGAAGAGGGGTGTGGGAGGGGAAGGGGTAGACGATGGGGTGCCGTTGGTTCCCGAAACAAAGCGACAGCGAACCTCCCTCGA TTCTATGAGAGTAGTGATGGCGACGCAATATATACTGCAGCATTTGCCAAAGATAGAACCTTTTCTTCGAAGTGTG GTGCAAGAAGAGGTGCAAAATGCTATATGGCGTAATATGCACTTACCTCCCAG AGTTCCCCTTAACAAGATTCAGACAGCTGTGAGCAATCGATACCGTTTACAGTTTCGGAACAGCTTGCCTAGAACACTGTTTACGAGCAGCAAGATAGAAGCTGAGGGCCAAAAGCCTGTTGAGATTGTTGTAGTTGATTCTGACTCAAGAGAGATTATCACATGTGGTCCTCTTTCTTCAATCAAGGTTGAAattcttgtccttgatggtgattttGGTATCGATGGGCAAGAAGAATGGACTGAAAAGGAGTTTGGTGATAGCATAGTACGGGAAAGAGAGGGCAAAAGGCCTCTGCTGTCTGGTGAACTGATGATCACACTGATCAAAGGGGTTGGTTGTCTTGGAGATGCCAACTTTACTGATAACTCCAGTTGGACAAGAAGTCGAAGGTTCAGACTTGGTGCAAGGGTTTCTCAAAGCAGATGCATCGATAGAGTTCAGGAGGCAGTAAGTGGAGCTTTTCTGGTGAAGGATCATCGTGGAGAAT TGTATAAAAAGCATCATCCTCCATCATTGAATGATGATGTATGGCGATTAGAAAAGATAGGTAAAGATGGTGTTTTTCATAAAAGGCTTGCAGATAGTGGAATAATGACTGTTCAGGACTTCCTGAGGAATTTTATAATGGATCAGAATACGCTGCGCCAT ATACTTGGTAGTGGGATGTCAAATAAGATGTGGGAGGCAACAGTTGAGCATGCTAAGAAATGTATTGTTCCAGCAGAGAAGTTATACTCTTACAACTTTAGTCAAGGAGTTGTGCTCCTGTTTAACTCTATATATGAGCTTCTTGGGACAATAATTCAAGAAAAATTTTACTACCTGGATGAACTTCCTGCAACACAAAAG GTGTTGATTGACAAATTAAAAGAAAATGCTTATAGGACTCCGGGTCTCATCATGGAGTTCATTCAACCAATGGTTGACAACCGTCAAAGGTTGCTATCACCTGCAACCAACACTTTTACTATCCCAGATATAGGCTGCTTGGATGAACACATTCCCTATATTCCCCTCACAAATCAAG GCGATCCAGTTCTTGATATGGGTTTACTGCATCAACCCATTCAGGCAGGGATTGGCATCATAGATGATCTACCTGAAATGAAAGACATGTTGCCTGAGATGGGTTTTCGTCTGGCACAGAGATCTGATTCCTTCCAATTAAACACTAACACAGGATTCGATATGCCATCAAGCAATCCTGCAACTCTAGTAGATGACCACCAACTGATGAGTTTCAACGCTCAGGCTGACATGTGCTCTGGTCAATTCCCCATGCTCTGGGATCAACACAATGGCTTGGTTCATGTATCAGATAGCAGTACAAACAGAAGCTGCACCCCAAATGTGCCTGATGCTGGTGCCACGACTTCATCTAGCAAGTGGGTTAAGTTGAAAGCAGTATCAAAGTGGATGGCGATTGCACGGCGCTCCGCGAGAAGAGTTGCCTACATGAATTCGGCTTACCCGACGGTATCATCGAGCATGTGTGCTGATACTTATGAAGGTTGCTGGTGA
- the LOC135588049 gene encoding exonuclease DPD1, chloroplastic/mitochondrial-like translates to MSLAAIWSANLYQLWNSLGSSSTFTFLRFSTTLVPEKPYNTRRRQLQQLRRLVQVLRWEPRSFITSCSHPEWKVEKVTVRSSTNKDINQPELNKLKAVQCYHIQENISIRKAFDRPATILVFDIETTGFSRQNERIIEFALRDLIGGKNSTFQTLINPEKDVLNAYIHGIRTYMVNKPDVPTFRELVPILLQYVRSRQVDGRPVIWVAHNGRRFDVPFMIKEFQRCSVEIPPDWMFVDTLPLARQLVKADGSKLPSFSLKALREHYEIPLDGPAHRAMQDVTTLCYVLQRITFDLKLSVPELMNGAFRASDIIKILPEKQDGAV, encoded by the exons ATGTCCTTAGCTGCTATCTGGTCAGCAAATTTATATCAATTGTGGAACAGTCTCGGAAGCAGTTCAACTTTCACATTTCTCAGATTTAGTACGACATTGGTTCCTGAGAAACCTTATAACACTAGGCGACGTCAACTGCAACAGTTAAGACGCCTAGTACAAGTGTTGAGATGGGAACCACGGAGTTTTATTACATCATGTAGCCATCCTGAGTGGAAGGTTGAGAAAGTAACGGTCAGATCATCAACAAATAAAGATATCAATCAGCCAGAACTTAACAAACTTAAAGCTGTTCAGTGTTACCATATCCAAGAAAATATTTCTATCAGGAAAGCCTTTGACCGGCCTGCAACTATTCTCGTTTTTGATATTGAAACCACTGGGTTCAGTCGTCAAAATGAAAGGATTATTGAGTTTGCACTTCGTGATCTTATTGGTGGCAAGAACAGTACATTCCAAACCCTTATAAATCCTGAAAAAGATGTATTAAATGCGTATATTCATGGAATTCGCACTTATATGGTCAACAAGCCTGATGTCCCAAC GTTTAGGGAGCTAGTTCCTATCCTACTGCAATACGTTCGGAGCCGCCAAGTGGACGGAAGACCAGTAATATGGGTTGCTCACAATGGACGTCGGTTTGATGTACCTTTCATGATCAAAGAATTCCAGCGTTGCTCTGTGGAGATTCCTCCAGACTGGATGTTTGTTGACACTCTTCCACTTGCACGCCAGCTGGTGAAAGCAGATG GATCAAAGCTTCCTTCCTTTTCATTGAAGGCACTTCGTGAGCACTATGAAATTCCTTTAGACGGACCAGCACACAGAGCAATGCAGGATGTAACGACACTATGCTATGTACTCCAGAGAATTACTTTTGATCTGAAACTGTCTGTTCCCGagctcatgaatggagctttccggGCTTCTgacatcattaaaattcttcctgAGAAACAAGATGGAGCTGTCTAA
- the LOC135680363 gene encoding extensin-1-like: MAKRSASPVPTIPRALLPLLLLLMAVASPPSVSASRAVIRDGTSCTMCASCDNPCLPVVSPPPPPPPQPPSTAQCPPPPSSSSTPGTFYYYSPPPPYGGGGGGYYYPPPANIYYTAPPPPNPFLPYFPFYYYSPPPPSDHNSVAAPSKPFFFAFFSSSILLFLFFLA, translated from the coding sequence ATGGCGAAACGCTCCGCGTCGCCGGTTCCCACAATTCCCCGGGCCTTGCTCCCGCTCCTCTTGCTGCTAATGGCAGTCGCCTCCCCACCGTCGGTCTCGGCGTCGAGGGCCGTGATCAGGGACGGCACCTCCTGCACAATGTGCGCCTCTTGCGACAACCCCTGCCTGCCCGTCGTTTCCCCtccccctccacctcctcctcagcCGCCGTCCACGGCGCAGTGTCCCCCGCCGCCGTCGTCATCGTCGACGCCGGGCACCTTCTACTACTACTCCCCTCCGCCTCcgtacggaggaggaggaggaggctactACTACCCTCCTCCGGCAAACATCTACTACACGGCACCGCCGCCGCCCAACCCCTTCCTGCCATACTTCCCCTTCTACTATTACAGCCCCCCTCCACCCTCAGACCACAATTCCGTCGCCGCGCCCTCGAAACCCTTCTTCTtcgccttcttctcctcctccatccttctcttcctcttcttcctagcGTAG